The Pseudomonas sp. PDM14 genomic interval CTACGACTTCCGCGTGCTGGGCGAGGAGCGCGTACGCACCAAGGCCGGCCTGATCGACGCGATCAAGGTCGAGCGCGTGCGCGACCCGACCCAGAGCAGCCGCAAGACCGTGCTGTGGTTCGCCAAGAACTGGGATTTCCTGCTGGTGCGCCTGCATCAGGTGGAGAAGGACGGCAAGGAGTACCAGATCATGCTCAAGGACGCGACGGTCAACGGCCGTGCCGTCGAAGGCATCAAGGAGTAAATCCCTCCGTTCGACAAAAGCCGGGCAGCGCCCGGCTTTTTCATGCCTGCTGTTTCGCATCGACTGCCAGGTGCAGCGCGTTGCGCACCTACACTGCAACCCGACCGCCCCACTGTCTTGCGCGAGCTAATGCCATGACCGAGCCTTACCAGCCACTGGCCTGCGAGCTTTACGATCGCCTCGAAGTGGCCTGCCTGCACGGCTACCAGCTGCGCATCGAATTGCTCGATGGCCACGAACTGCAGGCCCGGGCCATCACCACCGAAACCCATGCGGACAAGGCCGAGTACCTGCGCGTAAGCAGCGTCGACGGCGAACAGGTGCTGCGCCTGGATCACCTGCTGGCGATCACCCCGCTGGATGCCGGCGCGCGTTTCGCTCGTGTGCTGTTGGCCAACCGGCCCTGCTGAATCGCAGGCAAGAAAAAGCCGGGCACTGCCCGGCTTTTTCGTGGCCCATCGATCACCACATCAGGTCATCGGGGATCTGGTAGGCGGCGTACGGATCGTCGGCGTCCGGCGCTTCGGTCTGTACGTTGAGCTGCACCACGCGCTGTGGGTCGCGCTCCTGGATCTTCAGCGCCGCCTCACGCGGAATCACCTCATAGCCACCGCCATGACGGACGATGGCCAGCGAACCGCGGCTGAGCTTGTCGCGCATCAGGTTGTTCACCGACAGGCGCTTGACCTTCTTGTCGTCGACGAAGTTGTAGTAGTCCTCGGTGGTCAGCTTGGGCAGGCGCGAGGTCTCGATCAACTGCTTGATCTGCGCGGAGCGGGCCTTCTGCTCGGCCTTTTCCTGCTGCTGACGGTTCAGCTCCTGGTCGCGCGCGACCTTCTCGGCCATGGCCGCCTGGGCGATGCGCTTCTGCTCGTCGTCGACCTCGACCTGGCCCTTCTTCTCCAGGCGCTGCTGTTTCTGCTTCTGCTTGTCGGCCTGCTTGGCCTGCTTTTCATTGACCAGACCCGCTTTCAGCAACTGGTCGCGGAGGGAAAGACTCATGACTTGTCCATGCTCGTGGAAGGTGAGTGAACGGCTGTGGCGTTCGGGTCGCGCTGGGCCAGGAAGAAACGGAACGGACACCCGGTCTCCTCTTCCAGCAGGGTGAATCCCGCTTCGGCCAGCAGCATAGCGAAATCCTGGCGGTGCCAGGCATCGGCAAAGGGTTCGTAGGCGCGCTTGGCCAGCGCCCGGTAGTACATGCCGCGCCAGCCGTACTGGCGCCAGAGCCACTGGTAACTGGCGGTCCATTGCAGCGGCGAGGGTTCGAGTACCGCCAGACGGGCACCGGGACGGGTGACCCGCGCCAGCTCGGCCAGGGCCTGGCGCAGGTAGTGCGGCGGGATTTCGTGGAAGACGAAACACACCGCCACCGCATCGAACTGCCCATCGGCCAGCCCGGTGCGCTCGGCCACACCCTGCACCCAGGTGATCCCCGAATGCGCCCGCGCTGCGTTCTGCAACAGGTAGGGCGACGGGTCCAGGCCCCACACCTCGCCGATCCCGACGTCACGCAGGGCGGCGGCCTGGCGCCCGGCACCGCAACCCAGGTCGAGCGCACAGTCGGCGCCGCGCAAGGCTTCGGCCACGCGCTGCCGGCCGCCACGCAGGCTGCCGAGCATGAAGCGGTCGAAGCCCTGCGAGTAACCACGGCTGAACGACTTGGAGTAGTTGCCGTTGGGCAGGTTGTGGAATTCCTGCAGCACGTACTTGGGGATCAGCGCGCGCCCCGGCAGGTCATCCGGCAGCTGCACGCGCTGACGCTCGCGGCCGAGGATGGTGCGCAGCACGCGGCGCACGTCGGGCAGGTGCGTCCAGTCCACGCGATCAGCCCAGGCATCGGGCAGTTCGACGTGCGCCCAGTCGATCGGCGTACCGACGCTGGCGGGCTGGTCGACCACGGCCTCGATGGCGAATGGGGTGCTGGAAGCGTTGGCGAAAGTCGTGTTCATGGCGTTCGAAGAATGAGGTGAGCAAAAGCGCCGGGCACACCCGGCAGCGCGGCGGAACAGCGGCCGGTCAGCAACCGCCTGACTGCTTCTCCTGCTTCTTGGCTTCACCCCAGAGGGCGTCCAGTTGCTCCAGCGTGCAATTTTCGATGGCCTGGCCCGCCGCACGCAAGGTTTCTTCGATGAAACGGAAACGCCGTTCGAATTTCTGATTGGCACTGCGCAATGCGGTTTCCGGATCGACCTTGAGATGACGGGCAAGGTTGGTGACGACGAACAGCAGGTCACCGATCTCCTCAGCCACTGCCGCGGAGTCATTCTCGCTCATCGCCTCGAGCACTTCGTCCAGCTCCTCGCGCACCTTGTCCACCACCGGCAGCGCGTCGGGCCAGTCGAAGCCAACCTGCGCCGCGCGCTTCTGCAGCTTGGCAGCGCGAGTCAATGCCGGCAGTGCCGTGGGCACATCGTCGAGCAGCGACAACTGCGCAGGCTCCGCCGCCTTCTCGGCGCGCTCCTCGGCCTTGAGTTCTTCCCAGCGCTGCTTGACCGCAGCCTCTTCGAGCTTCGCCGCATCCGGCGTGCCGTACAGGTCACCGTCGACGAACACGTGCGGATGACGGCGCACCAGCTTGCGGGTGATGGCGTCGACCACGGAGGCGAATTCGAAACGCCCCTCCTCCTGCGCCAGTTGGCTGTAGTAGACGACCTGGAACAGCAGGTCGCCCAGTTCGCCGGGCAGGTTCTCGAAGTCTGCGCGCTCGATGGCGTCGGCCACCTCGTAAGCCTCTTCCAGGGTGTAGGGCACGATGCTCGCGTAGGTCTGCTTGAGGTCCCACGGGCAGCCGTGCTGCGGATCACGCAGGCGCGCCATCAGGTAGAGCAGGTCGTCGAGGGTATAGGGGCTGTCTGTCATAAACCTGCTTCACGCATTGGGAGAAGGAGTGGTGCTATCAAGGCTGAACGCAACGCTATGCACAGGCCGCGATGGGTATCGCGGCGCCAGCTCGGCGCGCAGCGCTGAGCACTGAGCGTCACGAGCGGGCGCAACCACTCAACCGCTTCGGCTGCGCCGCGCCTCGATGATGTTGGGCAGCTGCGAGATACGCCCGAGCAGGCGACCCAGAGCGTCCAGCCCGGGAATCTCGATAGTCAGGTGCATGGTCGCGGTGTTGTCTTCCTTGTTCGAGCGGGTGTTCACCGCCAGCACGTTGAGGCGCTCGTTGAGCAGCATCTGCGACACGTCGCGCAACAGGCCGGAACGGTCGTAGGCCTTGATCACGATGTCGACCGGGTAGGTCTGCACCGGCACCGGGCCCCAGCTGACCTGGATGATCCGCTCCGGCTCGCGCCCGGCCAGTTGCAGCACTGAGGCGCAATCCTGACGGTGGATGCTGACGCCGCGGCCAAGGGTGATGTAGCCGACGATCGGGTCACCCGGCAGCGGCTGGCAGCAGCCGGCCATCTGCGTGAGCAGGTTGCCGACGCCCTGGATCTGCACGTCGCCGCGCTTGCCCGGCTTGTGCAAACCGGCGCCGCCACGACGCGGGATCAGCTCCAGCTGCTCGGTGCCGCGCTCGGGCTCGACCATCTGCTGCGCCAGGTTGACTGCATGGGCCAGGCGCAGGTCGCCGGCACCGAGGGCCGCGTGCATGTCTTCGGC includes:
- a CDS encoding class I SAM-dependent methyltransferase — protein: MNTTFANASSTPFAIEAVVDQPASVGTPIDWAHVELPDAWADRVDWTHLPDVRRVLRTILGRERQRVQLPDDLPGRALIPKYVLQEFHNLPNGNYSKSFSRGYSQGFDRFMLGSLRGGRQRVAEALRGADCALDLGCGAGRQAAALRDVGIGEVWGLDPSPYLLQNAARAHSGITWVQGVAERTGLADGQFDAVAVCFVFHEIPPHYLRQALAELARVTRPGARLAVLEPSPLQWTASYQWLWRQYGWRGMYYRALAKRAYEPFADAWHRQDFAMLLAEAGFTLLEEETGCPFRFFLAQRDPNATAVHSPSTSMDKS
- a CDS encoding DUF2058 domain-containing protein; the encoded protein is MSLSLRDQLLKAGLVNEKQAKQADKQKQKQQRLEKKGQVEVDDEQKRIAQAAMAEKVARDQELNRQQQEKAEQKARSAQIKQLIETSRLPKLTTEDYYNFVDDKKVKRLSVNNLMRDKLSRGSLAIVRHGGGYEVIPREAALKIQERDPQRVVQLNVQTEAPDADDPYAAYQIPDDLMW
- a CDS encoding Rho-binding antiterminator, whose translation is MTEPYQPLACELYDRLEVACLHGYQLRIELLDGHELQARAITTETHADKAEYLRVSSVDGEQVLRLDHLLAITPLDAGARFARVLLANRPC
- the mazG gene encoding nucleoside triphosphate pyrophosphohydrolase, producing the protein MTDSPYTLDDLLYLMARLRDPQHGCPWDLKQTYASIVPYTLEEAYEVADAIERADFENLPGELGDLLFQVVYYSQLAQEEGRFEFASVVDAITRKLVRRHPHVFVDGDLYGTPDAAKLEEAAVKQRWEELKAEERAEKAAEPAQLSLLDDVPTALPALTRAAKLQKRAAQVGFDWPDALPVVDKVREELDEVLEAMSENDSAAVAEEIGDLLFVVTNLARHLKVDPETALRSANQKFERRFRFIEETLRAAGQAIENCTLEQLDALWGEAKKQEKQSGGC